One Oryza sativa Japonica Group chromosome 8, ASM3414082v1 DNA window includes the following coding sequences:
- the LOC4346041 gene encoding uncharacterized protein isoform X1 has translation MTGGGGGGGGTAAQAYGEAWYWDERYRKEAGPFDWYQKYPALAPLLAVYVRRHHRLLLAGCGNSVFGENMVDDGYQDIVNIDISSVVIDQMKKKYRDKPHLKYMKMDVRNMAEFESGSFDAVIDKGTLDSIMCGQNSQENASQMLEEVNRILKDKGVYILITYGDPSYRLRLLKDLQLWTVKLHVIDRWERSREPSWELTKPLPLDGDSTSIVSLLGPKPDVHYIYVCIKGSDDGKSHLDSRAEVNGEA, from the exons atgacgggagggggagggggtggaggaggcACGGCGGCGCAGGCGTACGGGGAGGCGTGGTACTGGGACGAGCGGTACAGGAAGGAGGCCGGCCCGTTCGACTGGTACCAGAAGTACCCCGCCCtcgcgccgctgctcgccgtctacgtccgccgccaccaccgcctcctcctcgccggctgcgGCAACTCCG TTTTTGGTGAAAACATGGTTGATGATGGTTATCAAGACATCGTCAACATAGATATATCATCAGTGGTGATTGATCAAATGAAGAAGAAATATCGTGACAAGCCTCACCTTAAAT ACATGAAGATGGATGTAAGGAACATGGCTGAATTCGAGTCAGGTTCATTCGATGCTGTTATTGACAAAG GAACGCTAGATTCTATAATG TgtggccaaaattcacaagagAATGCGTCTCAGATGCTAGAGGAGGTCAATAG AATTCTCAAGGACAAGGGAGTTTATATTCTG ATCACTTATGGCGACCCAAGTTATCGATTGCGTCTCCTTAAAGACCTGCAGCTTTGGACAGTAAAGCTTCATGTCATAG ATAGATGGGAAAGGAGTCGGGAGCCTTCATGGGAACTGACGAAGCCACTGCCTTTAGATGGTGATAGCACATCAATTGTTAGTCTTCTTGGCCCAAAACCTGATGTTCACTATATTTATGTCTGTATAAAG
- the LOC4346041 gene encoding uncharacterized protein isoform X2, translating into MTGGGGGGGGTAAQAYGEAWYWDERYRKEAGPFDWYQKYPALAPLLAVYVRRHHRLLLAGCGNSVFGENMVDDGYQDIVNIDISSVVIDQMKKKYRDKPHLKYMKMDVRNMAEFESGSFDAVIDKGTIVNIVCGQNSQENASQMLEEVNRILKDKGVYILITYGDPSYRLRLLKDLQLWTVKLHVIDRWERSREPSWELTKPLPLDGDSTSIVSLLGPKPDVHYIYVCIKGSDDGKSHLDSRAEVNGEA; encoded by the exons atgacgggagggggagggggtggaggaggcACGGCGGCGCAGGCGTACGGGGAGGCGTGGTACTGGGACGAGCGGTACAGGAAGGAGGCCGGCCCGTTCGACTGGTACCAGAAGTACCCCGCCCtcgcgccgctgctcgccgtctacgtccgccgccaccaccgcctcctcctcgccggctgcgGCAACTCCG TTTTTGGTGAAAACATGGTTGATGATGGTTATCAAGACATCGTCAACATAGATATATCATCAGTGGTGATTGATCAAATGAAGAAGAAATATCGTGACAAGCCTCACCTTAAAT ACATGAAGATGGATGTAAGGAACATGGCTGAATTCGAGTCAGGTTCATTCGATGCTGTTATTGACAAAGGTACCATAGTAAATATAGTG TgtggccaaaattcacaagagAATGCGTCTCAGATGCTAGAGGAGGTCAATAG AATTCTCAAGGACAAGGGAGTTTATATTCTG ATCACTTATGGCGACCCAAGTTATCGATTGCGTCTCCTTAAAGACCTGCAGCTTTGGACAGTAAAGCTTCATGTCATAG ATAGATGGGAAAGGAGTCGGGAGCCTTCATGGGAACTGACGAAGCCACTGCCTTTAGATGGTGATAGCACATCAATTGTTAGTCTTCTTGGCCCAAAACCTGATGTTCACTATATTTATGTCTGTATAAAG
- the LOC4346041 gene encoding uncharacterized protein isoform X4 — translation MTGGGGGGGGTAAQAYGEAWYWDERYRKEAGPFDWYQKYPALAPLLAVYVRRHHRLLLAGCGNSVFGENMVDDGYQDIVNIDISSVVIDQMKKKYRDKPHLKYMKMDVRNMAEFESGSFDAVIDKGTIVNIVCGQNSQENASQMLEEVNRILKDKGVYILITYGDPSYRLRLLKDLQLWTVKLHVIDRWERSREPSWELTKPLPLDGDSTSIGSDDGKSHLDSRAEVNGEA, via the exons atgacgggagggggagggggtggaggaggcACGGCGGCGCAGGCGTACGGGGAGGCGTGGTACTGGGACGAGCGGTACAGGAAGGAGGCCGGCCCGTTCGACTGGTACCAGAAGTACCCCGCCCtcgcgccgctgctcgccgtctacgtccgccgccaccaccgcctcctcctcgccggctgcgGCAACTCCG TTTTTGGTGAAAACATGGTTGATGATGGTTATCAAGACATCGTCAACATAGATATATCATCAGTGGTGATTGATCAAATGAAGAAGAAATATCGTGACAAGCCTCACCTTAAAT ACATGAAGATGGATGTAAGGAACATGGCTGAATTCGAGTCAGGTTCATTCGATGCTGTTATTGACAAAGGTACCATAGTAAATATAGTG TgtggccaaaattcacaagagAATGCGTCTCAGATGCTAGAGGAGGTCAATAG AATTCTCAAGGACAAGGGAGTTTATATTCTG ATCACTTATGGCGACCCAAGTTATCGATTGCGTCTCCTTAAAGACCTGCAGCTTTGGACAGTAAAGCTTCATGTCATAG ATAGATGGGAAAGGAGTCGGGAGCCTTCATGGGAACTGACGAAGCCACTGCCTTTAGATGGTGATAGCACATCAATT
- the LOC4346041 gene encoding uncharacterized protein isoform X3 → MTGGGGGGGGTAAQAYGEAWYWDERYRKEAGPFDWYQKYPALAPLLAVYVRRHHRLLLAGCGNSVFGENMVDDGYQDIVNIDISSVVIDQMKKKYRDKPHLKYMKMDVRNMAEFESGSFDAVIDKGTLDSIMCGQNSQENASQMLEEVNRILKDKGVYILITYGDPSYRLRLLKDLQLWTVKLHVIDRWERSREPSWELTKPLPLDGDSTSIGSDDGKSHLDSRAEVNGEA, encoded by the exons atgacgggagggggagggggtggaggaggcACGGCGGCGCAGGCGTACGGGGAGGCGTGGTACTGGGACGAGCGGTACAGGAAGGAGGCCGGCCCGTTCGACTGGTACCAGAAGTACCCCGCCCtcgcgccgctgctcgccgtctacgtccgccgccaccaccgcctcctcctcgccggctgcgGCAACTCCG TTTTTGGTGAAAACATGGTTGATGATGGTTATCAAGACATCGTCAACATAGATATATCATCAGTGGTGATTGATCAAATGAAGAAGAAATATCGTGACAAGCCTCACCTTAAAT ACATGAAGATGGATGTAAGGAACATGGCTGAATTCGAGTCAGGTTCATTCGATGCTGTTATTGACAAAG GAACGCTAGATTCTATAATG TgtggccaaaattcacaagagAATGCGTCTCAGATGCTAGAGGAGGTCAATAG AATTCTCAAGGACAAGGGAGTTTATATTCTG ATCACTTATGGCGACCCAAGTTATCGATTGCGTCTCCTTAAAGACCTGCAGCTTTGGACAGTAAAGCTTCATGTCATAG ATAGATGGGAAAGGAGTCGGGAGCCTTCATGGGAACTGACGAAGCCACTGCCTTTAGATGGTGATAGCACATCAATT
- the LOC4346041 gene encoding uncharacterized protein isoform X5: MTGGGGGGGGTAAQAYGEAWYWDERYRKEAGPFDWYQKYPALAPLLAVYVRRHHRLLLAGCGNSVFGENMVDDGYQDIVNIDISSVVIDQMKKKYRDKPHLKYMKMDVRNMAEFESGSFDAVIDKGTLDSIMCGQNSQENASQMLEEVNRILKDKGVYILITYGDPSYRLRLLKDLQLWTVKLHVIDGKGVGSLHGN, translated from the exons atgacgggagggggagggggtggaggaggcACGGCGGCGCAGGCGTACGGGGAGGCGTGGTACTGGGACGAGCGGTACAGGAAGGAGGCCGGCCCGTTCGACTGGTACCAGAAGTACCCCGCCCtcgcgccgctgctcgccgtctacgtccgccgccaccaccgcctcctcctcgccggctgcgGCAACTCCG TTTTTGGTGAAAACATGGTTGATGATGGTTATCAAGACATCGTCAACATAGATATATCATCAGTGGTGATTGATCAAATGAAGAAGAAATATCGTGACAAGCCTCACCTTAAAT ACATGAAGATGGATGTAAGGAACATGGCTGAATTCGAGTCAGGTTCATTCGATGCTGTTATTGACAAAG GAACGCTAGATTCTATAATG TgtggccaaaattcacaagagAATGCGTCTCAGATGCTAGAGGAGGTCAATAG AATTCTCAAGGACAAGGGAGTTTATATTCTG ATCACTTATGGCGACCCAAGTTATCGATTGCGTCTCCTTAAAGACCTGCAGCTTTGGACAGTAAAGCTTCATGTCATAG ATGGGAAAGGAGTCGGGAGCCTTCATGGGAACTGA
- the LOC4346042 gene encoding oxysterol-binding protein-related protein 4B isoform X2: MVESGSEAAAATAAAVLTAPLSLEGGLAAELRPANLVQRVLSLFRNVRPGSDLSHFQLPATFNLPKSQLQLYGEGVYCVGKDYLRRCAKGSDAVERFAAVVGWSISTTRPPIFGFAPYNPVLGETHHVSSGSLHVLLEQVSHRPPVSALHATDDDGEIELVWCQNPIPKFHGTSVEATVKGMRHVKLLKFSENYEIDCPNLLIRLLPAPSAEWSGTVRIVCKESELEAELIYYRSNAFLGLGGDPRCVKGKIFSSRSGEIICEIDGHWDRIVSAKDAKTGKVSVLYDAESAIADLKTPVVRNQEGVSPSESVVVWGEVSDAILKKDWERSSQAKRRVEDTARRLDRERNDKGEVWIPKHFSLSQDKNGSWECSPLEKSVPPAPIIVPS, encoded by the exons ATG GTTGAGTCggggagcgaggcggcggcggcgacggcggcggcggtgctgacGGCGCCGCTGTCCCTGgagggcggcctcgcggcggagctccggcCGGCGAACCTCGTGCAGCGCGTGCTCAGCCTCTTCCGCAACGTCCGACCCGGCTCCGATCTCTCTCACTTTCAG CTGCCTGCTACGTTCAACCTGCCGAAGTCGCAGCTCCAGTTATACGGCGAGGGAGTGTACTGCGTCGGAAAAGACTACCTGCGGCGGTGCGCGAAGGGGAGCGACGCCGTCGAGCGGTTCGCGGCGGTCGTCGGCTGGAGCATCTCGACGACGAGGCCTCCCATCTTCGGCTTCGCGCCGTACAACCCCGTTCTTGGAGAGACCCACCATGTCTCCAGCGGATCACTCCATGTTCTTCTCGAGCAG GTGTCTCATCGTCCTCCGGTCTCTGCACTGCATGCCACTGACGATGACGGTGAGATCGAGCTCGTCTGGTGCCAAAACCCAATCCCGAAATTCCACG GCACAAGCGTGGAAGCGACAGTGAAAGGCATGAGGCACGTCAAGCTTCTGAAATTCAGCGAGAATTACGAGATCGACTGCCCAAACCTGCTCATCAGGTTGCTGCCTGCTCCATCAGCGGAGTGGTCTGGGACAGTCAGGATCGTCTGCAAGGAGTCCGAGCTCGAAGCAGAGTTGATCTACTACAGGAGCAACGCTTTCCTGGGACTAGGTGGCGATCCAAGATGTGTTAAGGGTAAGATATTCAGCTCAAGATCAGGAGAGATCATCTGCGAGATTGATGGACATTGGGATCGGATCGTGTCGGCGAAGGATGCGAAGACCGGGAAGGTGTCGGTTCTGTACGATGCTGAATCCGCCATTGCTGACCTCAAGACACCTGTGGTCAGAAACCAAGAG GGCGTGTCACCTTCAGAATCTGTGGTGGTTTGGGGCGAGGTGAGCGATGCCATCCTGAAGAAAGACTGGGAGAGATCTAGTCAGGCGAAGCGACGAGTGGAGGACACGGCGAGGAGGCTAGACAGAGAGAGGAACGACAAGGGAGAGGTCTGGATTCCCAAGCATTTCTCGCTGTCTCAGGACAAGAACGGCAGCTGGGAATGCTCGCCGCTGGAGAAATCTGTGCCTCCAGCTCCGATCATTGTCCCCTCATGA
- the LOC4346042 gene encoding oxysterol-binding protein-related protein 4B isoform X1, with the protein MLMQVESGSEAAAATAAAVLTAPLSLEGGLAAELRPANLVQRVLSLFRNVRPGSDLSHFQLPATFNLPKSQLQLYGEGVYCVGKDYLRRCAKGSDAVERFAAVVGWSISTTRPPIFGFAPYNPVLGETHHVSSGSLHVLLEQVSHRPPVSALHATDDDGEIELVWCQNPIPKFHGTSVEATVKGMRHVKLLKFSENYEIDCPNLLIRLLPAPSAEWSGTVRIVCKESELEAELIYYRSNAFLGLGGDPRCVKGKIFSSRSGEIICEIDGHWDRIVSAKDAKTGKVSVLYDAESAIADLKTPVVRNQEGVSPSESVVVWGEVSDAILKKDWERSSQAKRRVEDTARRLDRERNDKGEVWIPKHFSLSQDKNGSWECSPLEKSVPPAPIIVPS; encoded by the exons ATGCTGATGCAGGTTGAGTCggggagcgaggcggcggcggcgacggcggcggcggtgctgacGGCGCCGCTGTCCCTGgagggcggcctcgcggcggagctccggcCGGCGAACCTCGTGCAGCGCGTGCTCAGCCTCTTCCGCAACGTCCGACCCGGCTCCGATCTCTCTCACTTTCAG CTGCCTGCTACGTTCAACCTGCCGAAGTCGCAGCTCCAGTTATACGGCGAGGGAGTGTACTGCGTCGGAAAAGACTACCTGCGGCGGTGCGCGAAGGGGAGCGACGCCGTCGAGCGGTTCGCGGCGGTCGTCGGCTGGAGCATCTCGACGACGAGGCCTCCCATCTTCGGCTTCGCGCCGTACAACCCCGTTCTTGGAGAGACCCACCATGTCTCCAGCGGATCACTCCATGTTCTTCTCGAGCAG GTGTCTCATCGTCCTCCGGTCTCTGCACTGCATGCCACTGACGATGACGGTGAGATCGAGCTCGTCTGGTGCCAAAACCCAATCCCGAAATTCCACG GCACAAGCGTGGAAGCGACAGTGAAAGGCATGAGGCACGTCAAGCTTCTGAAATTCAGCGAGAATTACGAGATCGACTGCCCAAACCTGCTCATCAGGTTGCTGCCTGCTCCATCAGCGGAGTGGTCTGGGACAGTCAGGATCGTCTGCAAGGAGTCCGAGCTCGAAGCAGAGTTGATCTACTACAGGAGCAACGCTTTCCTGGGACTAGGTGGCGATCCAAGATGTGTTAAGGGTAAGATATTCAGCTCAAGATCAGGAGAGATCATCTGCGAGATTGATGGACATTGGGATCGGATCGTGTCGGCGAAGGATGCGAAGACCGGGAAGGTGTCGGTTCTGTACGATGCTGAATCCGCCATTGCTGACCTCAAGACACCTGTGGTCAGAAACCAAGAG GGCGTGTCACCTTCAGAATCTGTGGTGGTTTGGGGCGAGGTGAGCGATGCCATCCTGAAGAAAGACTGGGAGAGATCTAGTCAGGCGAAGCGACGAGTGGAGGACACGGCGAGGAGGCTAGACAGAGAGAGGAACGACAAGGGAGAGGTCTGGATTCCCAAGCATTTCTCGCTGTCTCAGGACAAGAACGGCAGCTGGGAATGCTCGCCGCTGGAGAAATCTGTGCCTCCAGCTCCGATCATTGTCCCCTCATGA
- the LOC107278327 gene encoding pathogenesis-related thaumatin-like protein 3.5 — protein MEAPRSWRAPACVIFVLALVAQWWSSSMAASCSFTISNHCAQTIWPATLAGAGTPQLATTGFRLDPGQSVQVPAPAGWSGRIWARTGCDFSGAGGAAAAAAAGAAACQTGDCGGRLECGGTGATPPATLFEVTLGKVGGGAGAGDLDYYDVSLVDGYNLPVVAVPQAGGATGGGGGCATTGCTADLNRSCPKELQVDGVDGGGGSGTVACRSACEAFGEEEYCCSGAYATPATCRPTAYSAIFKTACPRAYSYAYDDGTSTFTCSAAAYTIAFCLPPTGSNTSGVTPLISSPSPANGQNGAGGSTPPPAGNNGAGIISYQPPPTEDINGAGSADQPAWMTMPSSASKRMMPSSSAASTRHNQLWSLLLLLPALLLFHFKQELL, from the exons TCGTCAATGGCGGCGAGCTGTAGCTTCACGATATCCAACCACTGCGCCCAGACGATATGGCCGGCGACGCTGGCCGGCGCCGGCACGCCGCAGCTGGCCACGACGGGGTTCAGGCTCGACCCGGGGCAGAGCGTGCAGgtcccggcgccggcggggtggTCCGGCCGGATATGGGCGCGCACCGGGTGCgacttctccggcgccggcggcgccgccgccgccgctgccgctggcgccgccgcgtgCCAGACCGGCGACTGCGGCGGCCGCTTGGAGTGCGGCGGCACgggcgccacgccgccggcgacgctgtTCGAGGTCACGCTGGggaaggtcggcggcggcgccggcgccggtgacctGGACTACTACGACGTGAGCCTCGTCGACGGCTACaacctccccgtcgtcgccgtcccgcaggccggcggcgccaccggcggcggcggcggctgcgccacCACCGGCTGCACGGCCGACCTCAACCGCT CGTGTCCGAAGGAGTTGCAGGtggacggcgtcgacggcggcggcggcagcgggacgGTGGCGTGCCGGAGCGCGTGCGAGGCGTTCGGGGAGGAGGAGTACTGCTGCAGCGGCGCGTacgcgacgccggcgacgtgcCGGCCGACGGCGTACTCGGCCATCTTCAAGACGGCGTGCCCGCGCGCCTACAGCTACGCCTACGACGACGGCACGAGCACCTTCAcctgcagcgccgccgcctacacCATCGCCTTCTGCCTCCCTCCCACCGG GTCGAACACCTCCGGTGTCACTCCGCTGattagctcgccgtcgccggccaatGGCCagaacggcgccggaggcagcACACCTCCTCCGGCTGGCAACAATGGCGCCGGGATAATCAGCTACCAGCCGCCTCCGACGGAGGACATCAATGGTGCCGGGAGCGCCGATCAGCCGGCGTGGATGACGATGCCGTCGTCGGCGAGCAAGCGGATGATGCcgtcatcgtcggcggcgagcacgcggcACAACCAGCTGTggtctctgctgctgctgctacctgCATTGCTCTTGTTCCATTTCAAGCAAGAGTTATTGTAG